Genomic segment of Phycisphaerales bacterium AB-hyl4:
TGCGCTGGGTGATGCCGGTTTATCGTATTCTTACCCAAGTGATGCATGGCGAAACTGACATTGAAATCGCACGATGCGAAATTCGTCGGCTCCTTCAAGAATCAAGAATTCATCGGCACGACCTTCTTGCCATCACATGACCCGTTTCTCGGGAGGCTACCATGCGCAATTCATTCATATGCACATCGACAATGAACGACTCCGAAAACCTGCATTTCGGGCGATCGGTTGTTCTGCAAGGACGCCCTGTCATGCCAGATCAGATTCGAGGCTTCACCATCATCGAGTTGCTTGTCGTAATTACAATCATTGCGTTACTCGTCGCTATTTTATTGCCTGCCTTATCGAAAACGAGGGAAGCCGCTCGGGCGATCAATTGTGGCAGCAATCTTCGGCAGGTCGGCCTCGCAATGCAGATGTATCTCGACGATAACAACGAATACTACCCGGGCGAGAGAATTTGGCTGAGCAGAGTCATTACGTACCTGACTCCCCACAACAGTCATTATTACCACGGTGACATCTTTCAATGCCCCACGGATGAGTTGCCTAGCCGATACCACAGCCCACCACACTGGAACTTCTTTAACTCCTATGGCTACAACTATCTCAACCTTTCTATTTTCAAGGGGGTGGACGATCCGAACAACCACCGCTTTGGCCCTCATTTCTCAAAAATCACACAGCCTTCGTACCTGCTTGTGCATGCCGACAGCGGCAGCGGGGAAATGGGGATGACACCAACGAACTGGCAT
This window contains:
- a CDS encoding prepilin-type N-terminal cleavage/methylation domain-containing protein, with translation MPDQIRGFTIIELLVVITIIALLVAILLPALSKTREAARAINCGSNLRQVGLAMQMYLDDNNEYYPGERIWLSRVITYLTPHNSHYYHGDIFQCPTDELPSRYHSPPHWNFFNSYGYNYLNLSIFKGVDDPNNHRFGPHFSKITQPSYLLVHADSGSGEMGMTPTNWHVVSNMAVIPQSRPASRRHNDGSNLLFADGHVAHHPYEEFGYLEDDWKFWKLAPN